A part of Stigmatopora nigra isolate UIUO_SnigA unplaced genomic scaffold, RoL_Snig_1.1 HiC_scaffold_25, whole genome shotgun sequence genomic DNA contains:
- the wdr21 gene encoding WD repeat domain 21, whose product MMMSWNWIGGQRSQRGQQNRGRRPFRGRHWRQPRHDRNWYDGPGSSSRMSDSQASTSSSSNSSDAPELPGFYFDSEKNRYFRLLPGHNNCNPLTREKLRNMEREKERTRRLAEDENPTKKAPRPGLNATMVLQNHHLGLLRETSYCRRVHEGKISIMRRHKLDLQIREDLRTLVADSNCEQALTVHDMPNGGSKYGYMSFGRNNSSGSPSVKMCEYPHITERKVNCLCWATVTHPNSHVLLCMLGTAKNPGLLNLVPTSLFSYNSQPSLRITLKISTAWCCAWSRHPSHDKLFSVGLSHKIILHQAVTGNKTIIDVASDVLAQQFGANIPLLYNGCRSGAIFGFDVRNPGQGKAVTFKHQYPITSLQILQDENYLVAADMSGRINLWDIRAIKHVQEYKGHYNEHAYLPIHVREPEGLLLAVGQDCYTRIWSLRDSRLLRTIPSPHPVANDAIPSIIFSSGIGGREGTPGLVMALKKDFYYFPYNADEREQREA is encoded by the exons ATGATGATGAGTTGGAATTGGATCGGGGGTCAACGAAGCCAAAGAGGACAGCAAAATCGGGGCAGAAGACCATTCAGAGGTAGACATTGGAGACAACCACGACACGACAG GAATTGGTATGATGGTCCAGGATCTTCATCCAGAATGTCTGATAGTCAAGCTAGTACTTCTTCCTCCTCAAACAGCAGTGATGCACCAG aacTGCCAGGTTTCTACTTTGACTCCGAGAAGAACCGATACTTCCGCTTGTTGCCGGGTCACAACAACTGCAACCCCCTGACCCGAGAGAAGCTGCGCAATATGGAACGTGAAAAAGAGAGAACGAGGAGGCTTGCGGAGGATGAAAACCCTACAAAA AAAGCACCGAGACCAGGACTCAATGCTACCATGGTTCTACAGAATCACCATCTCGGATTGCTCCGTGAGACATCCTACTGCAG GCGAGTTCACGAGGGGAAGATCAGCATCATGAGACGACATAAGCTGGACCTCCAGATCCGGGAAGATTTACGGACCCTTGTG GCCGACTCCAATTGTGAGCAGGCGTTAACCGTCCATGACATGCCAAACGGGGGCTCCAAGTACGGCTACATGAGCTTCGGTCGAAATAACTCCAGTGGGTCTCCATCTGTGAAAATGTGTGAATATCCTCATATCACTGAACGCAAG GTGAATTGTCTTTGCTGGGCCACTGTCACACATCCAAACTCTCACGTGCT ACTGTGCATGTTGGGGACTGCGAAGAATCCTGGCTTACTAAATTTGGTTCCTACTTCACTCTTCAGCTACAAca GTCAACCGAGCCTTCgtattactttaaaaatctctaCGGCCTGGTGCTGTGCTTGGAGTCGACATCCTTCCCATGACAAGCTGTTTAGTGTTG GTTTATCTCACAAGATTATCCTGCACCAGGCCGTCACaggaaataaaacaatcatCGACGTCGCCAGCGACGTCCTGGCTCAGCAGTTTGGCGCCAAT ATTCCTTTGCTATACAACGGCTGCCGTTCCGGGGCCATCTTTGGCTTCGATGTACGCAATCCGGGGCAAGGCAAGGCCGTGACCTTCAAGCATCAATATCCAATCACTTCACTGCAAATACTGCAAGACGAGAACTACCTGGTGGCTGCAGACATGTCGGGCCGG ATCAACCTGTGGGACATACGAGCCATAAAGCATGTGCAAGAGTACAAGGGCCACTATAATGAGCATGCCTATTTGCCAATCCATGTCAGGGAACCTGAGGGACTGCTTTTGGCCG TGGGTCAGGACTGCTACACAAGGATCTGGAGTCTGCGAGATAGTCGCCTTCTCAGGACCATCCCATCGCCTCACCCGGTTGCCAATGACGCCATCCCCAGCATCATCTTTTCCTCTGGGATCGGCGGGCGCGAGGGGACCCCCGGCCTGGTGATGGCTCTCAAGAAAGATTTCTACTACTTCCCGTACAATGCGGACGAGAGGGAGCAGAGGGAAGCCTGA
- the zfyve1 gene encoding zinc finger FYVE domain-containing protein 1, with amino-acid sequence MSGQGPAGDKAMSTPLVCQESYACGGSVEASFECDECSSLQCVRCEMELHRQERMRNHDRVRISPGHIPFCDSCKGDGAGLMAGRLRAAVRCQGCKINLCLDCQKRTHSGGNKRKHPLTAYPQAKGPEANSVSAGESELDILKDQLDRVCSFLLVDEKEEMQVKDEENFVDRLGCETDELLKVVSIFGNTGEGKSHTLNHTFFLGREVFKTSPTQESCTVGVWAAMDPLHRVVVIDTEGLLGAGSSQGQRTRLLLKVLAVSDIVIYRTHADRLHDDLFKFLGDASEAYLKHFARELKATTTRCGLDVPLSTLGPAVIIFHETVHTKLLGSDKPSESADRILQERFRKLNLFPEAFSSIQYRGTRTYNPPTDFNGLQRSLEQQLDNNATRSPRSAGVIFKALQALSERFSGDISDEHMISNSFFPDEYFTCSCICLSCGSGCKRSMNHLKEGLEHEAKHRCRYSAQNDNRIYTCKVCYEGGKEVIVVPKTTASSDSPWFGLAVYAWSGYVIECPNCGVIYRSRQYWYGNQDPVETVVRTEIQHIWPGSDGFLKDNHNAAQRLLDGVKYISQSVSELSVKPAKAVTSWLTDQIAPTYWTPNSLILKCHKCAVDFQSNDTKHHCRACGEGFCDACSSKTRPVPERGWGLAPVRVCDACFQNRGIPTELLDAALEEEGGTLIARKVGEAVQNTFGAVVGAIDIPLGLVKEAARPAYWVPDQDIRVCCGCQRDFLAARLSIHHCRACGQGVCQDCSRERRAVPSRGWDHPVRVCSVCSQKTGEL; translated from the exons ATGAGTGGTCAAGGTCCAGCTGGAGATAAAGCCATGAGCACACCCCTAGTTTGCCAGGAGAGTTACGCCTGTGGGGGCTCTGTTGAGGCCTCCTTTGAATGTGACGAGTGCAGTAGCCTTCAATGCGTCCGTTGCGAAATGGAGCTCCATCGACAAGAACGTATGAGGAACCACGACCGGGTTCGCATCTCCCCGGGTCACATCCCATTCTGTGACTCGTGCAAAGGGGACGGCGCCGGGCTTATGGCCGGGCGACTGCGAGCGGCCGTCCGCTGCCAGGGGTGCAAGATCAACCTGTGCTTGGACTGCCAGAAACGCACCCACAGTGGCGGGAACAAAAGAAAGCACCCTCTCACGGCATACCCTCAGGCCAAAGGTCCTGAGGCGAACAGTGTGAGTGCGGGGGAATCCGAGCTGGACATCCTGAAAGACCAGCTGGACAGGGTGTGCAGTTTTCTATTGGTGGATGAGAAGGAGGAGATGCAG GTGAAGGACGAGGAGAACTTTGTGGACCGATTGGGATGTGAAACGGATGAGCTCCTCAAAGTGGTTTCCATCTTTGGGAATACGGGCGAGGGGAAGTCTCACACGCTAAACCACACCTTCTTTTTGGGAAGAGAGGTATTCAAAACATCTCCAACTCAGGAGTCCTGTACGGTGGGCGTTTGGGCTGCCATGGACCCGCTGCACCGCGTGGTTGTCATAGATACGGAAGGATTGCTTGGGGCTG GGTCCAGTCAGGGTCAGCGAACCCGCCTCCTCCTCAAAGTCCTGGCCGTATCAGATATCGTCATCTACCGGACGCACGCCGATCGTCTCCATGACGACCTCTTCAAGTTCCTGGGTGATGCTTCTGAGGCCTACTTGAAACACTTTGCCCGGGAGCTGAAAGCGACCACCACTCGCTGCGGCTTGGACGTTCCACTCTCCACGCTGGGCCCTGCCGTCATCATCTTCCACGAGACTGTGCACACCAAGCTGTTAGGATCAG ACAAGCCATCCGAGTCGGCCGACCGCATCCTCCAGGAGCGCTTCAGGAAGCTGAATCTCTTCCCCGAGGCCTTCAGCTCCATTCAGTACCGCGGGACTCGCACCTACAACCCGCCCACTGACTTCAATGGCCTTCAGCGCAGCCTGGAGCAGCAGCTGGATAACAATGCCACCCGCTCACCTCGTTCCGCCGGCGTCATCTTCAAGGCCCTGCAG GCATTGAGTGAACGTTTCAGTGGCGACATCTCCGATGAGCACATGATCAGTAACTCCTTCTTCCCTGACGAGTACTTCACTTGCTCCTGCATCTGCTTGAGTTGCGG gTCAGGTTGTAAGAGAAGCATGAATCACCTCAAGGAGGGATTGGAACATGAAGCCAAGCACAGATGCCGTTACTCTGCGCAGAATGACAACCGCATCTACACCTGCAAG GTTTGCTACGAAGGAGGCAAGGAGGTCATCGTGGTTCCCAAGACGACAGCCTCATCCGACTCGCCGTGGTTTGGTTTGGCCGTCTACGCTTGGTCTGG ATATGTCATTGAGTGTCCCAACTGTGGAGTGATTTACCGAAGCAGGCAGTATTGGTATGGAAACCAGGATCCGGTGGAAACAGTGGTCAGGACAGAGATCCAACACATCTGGCCAGGG TCTGATGGCTTCCTGAAAGACAACCACAATGCCGCCCAGAGGCTGCTGGACGGAGTCAAGTACATCTCCCAGTCAGTGTCAGAGCTCAGCGTCAAGCCAGCCAAAGCAGTCACTTCCTGGCTCACCGACCAGATTGCGCCCACCTACTGGACGCCCAACTCTCTAATCCTG AAATGCCACAAATGTGCCGTGGACTTCCAAAGCAACGACACCAAGCACCACTGCCGAGCCTGCGGCGAAGGCTTCTGCGACGCCTGCTCCTCCAAAACCCGTCCAGTCCCAGAGAGAGGCTGGGGTCTTGCACCCGTCCGGGTTTGCGACGCCTGCTTCCAGAACCGAGGAATCCCCACTG AGCTTCTCGACGCTGCCCTGGAGGAAGAAGGCGGGACCTTAATCGCAAGAAAGGTCGGCGAGGCCGTTCAGAACACCTTCGGCGCTGTAGTTGGCGCTATTGACATTCCGCTAG GTTTGGTAAAAGAAGCTGCACGTCCCGCTTACTGGGTGCCAGATCAGGATATCCGTGTCTGCTGCGGTTGCCAGAGAGACTTCTTGGCTGCTCGTCTCTCCATCCACCATTGCCGCGCTTGTGGTCAGGGCGTGTGTCAGGACTGCTCGCGGGAGCGCCGTGCCGTGCCATCTCGGGGTTGGGATCACCCGGTGAGGGTCTGCAGCGTTTGTAGCCAGAAGACTGGGGAACTCTAG
- the pigh gene encoding phosphatidylinositol N-acetylglucosaminyltransferase subunit H — MEDQDYTDINGKPIYLDSQNHCSFCREFTVSSPKMSIAKVMAYTSIVWLAAYTVFFFTENTAVLTGAILLTLLGMMLHIHLVKVDHESVLIIGSMGIQLSSSYASGRETSSFIEMSQVKDVVINEAIHMHQIIYYLCILLKDPSKPDDVSQVVPLFQSSKPRLNCLMKVYKSCQEILSKC, encoded by the exons ATGGAAGATCAAGACTACACTGACATTAATGGCAAACCCATATATTTGGACTCTCAAAATCATTGCAGCTTTTGTCGGGAATTTACTGTCAGTTCACCCAAAATGTCCATCGCCAAGGTGATGGCGTATACCTCCATCGTTTGGCTCGCTGCTTATACAGTGTTCTTTTTTACTGAA AATACAGCTGTGCTTACTGGTGCCATCCTGCTAACCCTGCTGGGAATGATGCTGCACATCCACTTGGTGAAGGTGGACCATGAATCGGTCCTCATCATTGGCTCGATGGGCATCCAGCTCTCATCCAGTTATGCATCGGGACGGGAGACGAGTTCCTTCATTGAAATGAGCCAAGTCAAGGATGTGGTCATTAATGAAGCGATTCATATG CATCAAATCATCTACTACCTATGTATACTGCTGAAAGACCCTTCAAAACCCGATGACGTGTCACAGGTGGTGCCGTTGTTTCAG AGCTCAAAGCCAAGGTTGAACTGTTTGATGAAAGTATATAAAAGCTGTCAGGAGATTCTTTCAAAGTGCTGA
- the rhov gene encoding rho-related GTP-binding protein RhoV, with translation MPPHMEYFYQETRVPSACMLTRDDELEPGVISCMLVGDGAVGKTSMIISYTSNGYPVDYKQTGFDVFSGQVQVDGSPIRVQLVDTAGQEEFDEFRSLSYTHTDVFLLCFSMVNPASFHNITKKWVPEIRACNPTSPIILVGTQSDLLLDVNVLIGLDRASVKPVASSRAQGMAEKIRAVDYVECSSLTQKNLKEAFDAAIFAAIKNKARQAKKRRWSDRRTKAFSRCSWKKFFCFI, from the exons ATGCCACCTCACATGGAGTACTTTTACCAAGAGACCCGGGTCCCATCCGCTTGCATGTTGACACGGGATGATGAGTTGGAGCCTGGGGTCATCAGCTGTATGCTGGTGGGCGATGGGGCAGTGGGAAAGACGAGTATGATCATCAGCTACACCTCCAACGGATACCCAGTGGACTACAAACAGACTGGCTTTGACGTCTTCTCTG GTCAGGTCCAAGTGGACGGATCTCCAATCAGAGTACAGTTGGTGGACACTGCAGGACAG GAAGAGTTTGATGAGTTCCGATCTCTATCCTACACGCACACGGATGTCTTTCTGCTATGCTTCAGCATGGTTAACCCCGCCTCCTTCCACAACATCACCAAGAAGTGGGTACCCGAAATCCGTGCCTGTAACCCCACCTCGCCCATCATCCTGGTGGGCACACAATCGGACCTCCTACTGGATGTCAATGTCCTCATTGGCCTGGATCGTGCCAGCGTCAAACCCGTGGCAAGCTCTCGGGCGCAAGGCATGGCAGAAAAGATCCGGGCGGTGGATTACGTGGAGTGCTCGTCACTGACGCAAAAGAACCTAAAGGAAGCATTTGATGCGGCCATTTTTGCGGCTATCAAGAACAAAGCACGGCAGGCTAAGAAAAGGCGCTGGTCGGACAGGCGTACCAAAGCTTTTTCAAGGTGCAGCTGGAAGAAGTTTTTCTGCTTCATTTGA